The following are encoded in a window of Danio aesculapii chromosome 12, fDanAes4.1, whole genome shotgun sequence genomic DNA:
- the trim65 gene encoding E3 ubiquitin-protein ligase TRIM65, whose translation MEDHMQCTICLDQFKFPVTIPCGHTFCKTCISKFWDGREKDIQCPVCKESYETRPQLNRNVSMSVLTEVACTASPVRSDVCRGATIHTEPEQICERHQKPLVIYCRNDGMCVCYECSLNECKGHDKILVETEQRNREAGLKKKSAEIKKHQEATEQYRLELMENLEKEKVSLQQTSQWVNSKFSQLIKVLAEKQEVTQLFLEQQQEATVLQAEKSLSVLEERTTRLSALQEEIDSLCLLPPCQLIKDSRFMEVPRFAEVPVDVHAGVQEKLAPLTDVLSRVSKLVCEDLERAVQLSAGHQKDNSPQDKRPVLAVVPSPATPSYPAEREGLNAYHCALTFDPRTANAHLRLSQSNRRAEHLVSGPRPVPADESRFDHTWQVLCFQGFTSGQHYWELEVSKPWAYVGVTYPNIPRKQKGKRCMVGMNDLSWSLQLDERQMSAWHAGCKETVAGQLNNTHPLRIGLLLDYEAGTLTYYGEGQVRLHAFHCVFNQALFPACWIGEGVTVTLCEPRP comes from the exons ATGGAGGATCACATGCAGTGCACGATATGCTTGGACCAGTTTAAATTCCCAGTGACCATCCCATGCGGTCACACCTTCTGCAAGACGTGCATTTCCAAATTCTGGGATGGTCGAGAAAAAGACATCCAGTGCCCCGTTTGCAAAGAAAGCTACGAGACGAGGCCTCAGCTCAACCGTAATGTGTCCATGTCAGTGTTAACAGAAGTGGCCTGCACAGCGAGTCCAGTGAGGAGTGATGTTTGCAGAGGGGCCACCATCCACACGGAGCCCGAACAGATCTGTGAGCGGCACCAGAAACCTCTGGTCATTTACTGCAGGAACGACGGCATGTGCGTCTGCTACGAGTGCTCGTTGAATGAATGCAAGGGCCACGATAAGATCTTGGTGGAAACAGAACAGAGGAATAGagag GCAGGATTAAAGAAAAAGAGTGCAGAAATCAAGAAACACCAGGAAGCCACTGAGCAATACCGCCTGGAGCTGATGGAGAACCTGGAGAAAGAGaag GTATCTCTACAACAAACTTCTCAGTGGGTGAACAGTAAGTTCTCTCAGCTGATAAAGGTGTTGGCAGAGAAACAGGAAGTGACGCAGCTGTTTCTGGAGCAGCAGCAGGAAGCGACAGTGTTGCAGGCTGAGAAAAGCCTGTCTGTGCTGGAGGAGAGAACGACACGGCTTTCAGCCCTGCAGGAGGAGATTGACAGCCTGTGCTTACTGCCTCCCTGCCAGCTCATCAAG GACTCGAGGTTCATGGAGGTTCCTCGGTTCGCTGAAGTTCCTGTGGATGTTCATGCTGGCGTGCAGGAGAAGCTGGCGCCGCTCACTGATGTCCTGTCCCGAGTGTCCAAACTGGTGTGTGAGGATCTGGAGAGAGCCGTACAGCTGTCTGCGGGACACCAGAAAGACA ACTCTCCTCAAGACAAGCGTCCAGTTCTGGCTGTGGTTCCCAGTCCTGCAACACCCTCATATCCCGCAGAGAGAGAAGGACTGAACGCAT ACCACTGCGCCCTGACCTTTGACCCCCGCACAGCCAACGCTCACCTGCGCCTCTCTCAGAGCAACAGGAGGGCGGAGCATCTGGTCTCGGGACCCCGCCCCGTCCCGGCCGACGAGTCCCGCTTCGACCACACCTGGCAG GTGTTATGTTTCCAAGGCTTCACCAGCGGTCAGCATTACTGGGAGCTGGAAGTCTCCAAACCGTGGGCGTATGTAGGCGTGACATACCCCAACATCCCGCGCAAGCAGAAGGGCAAGCGCTGCATGGTGGGCATGAACGATCTGTCCTGGAGCCTGCAGCTGGATGAGCGGCAGATGAGCGCGTGGCATGCTGGATGCAAAGAAACTGTGGCGGGACAGCTGAATAACACACATCCGCTGCGTATCGGCCTGCTGCTGGATTATGAGGCAGGAACGCTGACATATTATGGGGAGGGACAGGTCCGACTGCACGCTTTCCACTGCGTCTTTAATCAGGCGCTGTTTCCAGCCTGCTGGATCGGGGAGGGGGTCACTGTAACGCTCTGTGAACCGCGGCCCTGA